CCCTGCCGATCCTCCTTGAAGCAGCTGCTCGAGGTGAGCGATTCGTTATCGACGTTTAGCTTCGCGCACATATAGGTTATGTTCTCGACTGAACGGCGGCGCCCGACGAGTGGTTGACGTTGGTGGCGGAGGTAACACAGAAGAAGAAATCAGCCACACAGCGAGACCCCACTTAACCAAACAGTGGCCACGCAACGACGGTAAACTTACTTGCACCGTTGTAGCGGTAGGAGAACCGGGCACAGACCTCGCCCCGCACCAACCGGCACGCTATCTGGGACGGCTTGTCCTTGTACTCTTCCCACATGTACTCCGTATCCGGGATGTTCGTGTTGTCTGCGGGTGCACCGTAAACCCGAAAAAAGCAACCCGTTagaggaaccggaaaaaacattgaacaaacgaaaaatgcGGCCACTAGCGGAATACTAGGCACATTGTCAGAAGGTGGGAAAAAACCCGTAAAATCTAGCGATAGGCGCACCCGAAACGGGCCCGCACTCTCTATCTCTGGTACTCACTGGTTATGACCAACGGATGAAAGCACGGGATGCCTTTCGCCTTCTTCAGGACGTTCTCGCAGCTGAGGTTTTTGTACGGCGTGTCCTTGTTGTACTTGGGCCCGAGCCACGTGAACCGGAAGCAGTACGGAttggttttgtaattttcGACCGGCACCAGGGTTGTGTTTGGTTCCTctgaaaattgaattacaccGGCGCGCAATGGTTGAGGGCAATGTGTGTGGATTTTTGGGGCCGCTGTGTGTTTCATCTTCATCGGCTCACGCAAACACTCGCGGCCACATGTCAGGTTATGGGTTTCGGTCCACAGGACCGCCACAGAACAACCAAAACGCAGCCCTTTTTCAACCTACCGAGAATGCTGGCTACTTCCGcagtaaaataaatcaatccaatCGACAGCAGATAAATTGGTTTCATTTCCGAAACGTGAGATGATCGACGTAGCTGTCGCCGTAGATTGGAATCGGCCTGCCGGGCAGCGCCCGGGAATGGGAATGAAATCATCCTCTCGCCGAACCTGGACTCGGATTGGGACGACACTTGAAGCTGGAGGTTCGGACCGACGGAAGCACTATTGCGACTGCATCCAGCGACGGCCACTGCACACCGCCCGGAGAAGTCGAGCATCAGGCCTTATCAGTTGTCGCGGGCGGGCACATCGAAACGAGGCACACACTTCCGATAACGTCAACAAAGGCGACACCCGAGGAAATGGCATCTAAGGTTCTACCTTCGATTATCTTATCGCGGGTACTTCGTAAACTTTTCTCccatcgaatcgatcgccaACCCGACGCCATTATCAGTAGTAAAGCTTTCGCATGGCCCACTATCGGCCGTTTATGGTGGCAATTGAAGGAAAGTGCGAACCGTTTACTGTcgaataatttgaatttgagCAACCATTGCATCGGTTTTTAAACTTTACACCAAGTCTGTTGCGGCATCTTATTATTGTGAAATCGTTTGAACTTTCAACCGGACACAGTTCCAATGGGCACTACGACGATAAGAAACTTAAAGTAAGCGTCTTGGTATCCAACCAACAAACCGTCGCGCCAAAGTTTGCAAAGTGCAGTGCTCAGATAAGATTAAGCTTCAGAAAGAGGGAGAAGCTCATACGAGAAATTATATTGCAAACCattgcaaattaaacgattaaatttttattatagcgaaaattgtttccattatAGGTGTACTTTAACCCTAGAAACTAGCGAGTTCGGGCGAAAGGACGAATATGTGGATCAGTGCCCGTTCAACACTCGAATCCCCTACCGCCGGAACAACTGCGGTGCTTTGCTGTCAATTGtcaaaaaatggtaaacaatcATCAAAGTAAACATCctgcagctccagcagctAGCTTGAACATAACGCGAAAGTTAGAGCGTTTCACGGATGTGCGTGCGAATTTCAAAACTG
The nucleotide sequence above comes from Anopheles bellator chromosome 1, idAnoBellAS_SP24_06.2, whole genome shotgun sequence. Encoded proteins:
- the LOC131216400 gene encoding uncharacterized protein LOC131216400 isoform X2, with amino-acid sequence MISFPFPGAARQADSNLRRQLRRSSHVSEMKPIYLLSIGLIYFTAEVASILEEPNTTLVPVENYKTNPYCFRFTWLGPKYNKDTPYKNLSCENVLKKAKGIPCFHPLVITNNTNIPDTEYMWEEYKDKPSQIACRLVRGEVCARFSYRYNGAIENITYMCAKLNVDNESLTSSSCFKEDRQGREIEVCVCESAAGRTPCNRSSALLADGSPLVPVMMLVLAVLQLALIKCKVGR
- the LOC131216400 gene encoding uncharacterized protein LOC131216400 isoform X1, whose translation is MISFPFPGAARQADSNLRRQLRRSSHVSEMKPIYLLSIGLIYFTAEVASILEEPNTTLVPVENYKTNPYCFRFTWLGPKYNKDTPYKNLSCENVLKKAKGIPCFHPLVITNNTNIPDTEYMWEEYKDKPSQIACRLVRGEVCARFSYRYNGAIENITYMCAKLNVDNESLTSSSCFKEDRQGREIEVCVCESAAGRTPCNRSSALLADGSPLVPVMMLVLAVLQLALIKCKNGTSHAFEA